In one Paraburkholderia megapolitana genomic region, the following are encoded:
- the sctT gene encoding type III secretion system export apparatus subunit SctT, whose protein sequence is MLDQAQNFSAIAAGAKPLLFVMPRLLPVMLIMPVFNEEIVTGLVRNGLAVVIAAFVAPAIDPAQIADLPFLVWCLLAAKEALIGIMLAGAMSAVLFAIQGVGYLIDFQTGSGNAAFFDPMGGHEGGPTSGFLNFVALALFVTAGGLQMVVQVFAQSYTWWPVGTLLPNFSEVLSTFILRQTDAVFVWMVKLSAPVVIVLVLVDAGIGLVGRAVPQLNIFTFSQPLKSALAMLMMVLFLPLVYASLQDLLSPDSGMIALLRALLQHGH, encoded by the coding sequence ATGCTAGATCAGGCGCAGAATTTTTCTGCCATCGCGGCGGGCGCGAAGCCGCTGCTATTCGTCATGCCGCGTCTGTTGCCGGTGATGCTGATCATGCCGGTCTTCAACGAGGAGATCGTGACGGGGCTCGTGCGCAACGGACTCGCGGTGGTAATCGCAGCGTTCGTGGCGCCGGCAATCGACCCCGCACAGATCGCCGATCTGCCGTTTCTGGTCTGGTGCCTGCTGGCGGCGAAGGAAGCGCTGATCGGTATCATGCTGGCCGGCGCGATGAGCGCGGTGCTGTTCGCTATCCAGGGGGTCGGCTACCTGATCGACTTTCAGACCGGCAGCGGCAACGCGGCGTTCTTCGACCCGATGGGTGGGCATGAGGGCGGCCCGACCTCGGGCTTCCTGAACTTTGTCGCCCTCGCGCTGTTCGTGACGGCGGGCGGTCTGCAGATGGTCGTGCAGGTGTTCGCCCAGTCGTACACCTGGTGGCCGGTCGGCACACTGCTGCCGAATTTCTCCGAAGTGTTGTCGACGTTTATCCTGCGCCAGACCGACGCCGTGTTTGTATGGATGGTGAAGCTCTCGGCGCCGGTCGTGATCGTGCTCGTGCTGGTCGACGCCGGTATCGGACTGGTTGGGCGCGCGGTACCGCAACTGAACATCTTCACGTTCTCGCAGCCGCTCAAGAGCGCGCTCGCGATGCTGATGATGGTGCTGTTTCTGCCGCTCGTGTACGCGTCGCTGCAGGATCTGTTGAGTCCCGACAGCGGGATGATCGCGTTGCTGCGCGCGCTGCTGCAGCACGGTCACTGA
- a CDS encoding EscU/YscU/HrcU family type III secretion system export apparatus switch protein: MAEKSQKPTAKRLRDARQKGDVPKSADTISTAIFVGVCVALAAGLAQIFAHVQALFRLVFEAVGTPDPGPRIATLVDTAAHMWMLPSLVFIGIGLAVGVLAGFVQVGGVMAWSRLVPSLGRINPAEGLKNLWSTRNLVNLAKMLLKTVLLGATLGWLIYASLDPAVQSGFTQPLSILALIVHLLLMLFGWAALVFIVMALIDIVHQRFEFSQKMKMSIEEVRREYKESEGDPHVQSRRRMIAMEMQLATLSDRIGYTSVVVYSSRVAVALFYGGPGTLPWVLARGEGEVAQRIVKLAQTGLRPTLANTGLAEALYEATPENATIGQRHFEEVARLLKWAMGAV, from the coding sequence ATGGCGGAAAAGAGCCAGAAACCGACCGCGAAACGGCTGCGCGATGCACGCCAGAAAGGTGACGTTCCCAAGAGTGCCGACACCATTTCGACGGCGATATTCGTCGGCGTGTGTGTGGCGCTTGCGGCCGGTCTCGCGCAAATTTTCGCGCACGTTCAGGCGCTGTTCCGGCTCGTGTTCGAGGCGGTGGGCACGCCGGACCCGGGCCCGCGCATCGCGACGCTGGTCGACACGGCCGCGCACATGTGGATGCTGCCGTCGCTCGTGTTTATCGGGATCGGCCTCGCGGTTGGCGTGCTGGCCGGCTTCGTCCAGGTGGGCGGCGTGATGGCGTGGAGCCGGCTCGTACCGTCGCTTGGACGCATCAATCCGGCTGAAGGGCTCAAGAACCTGTGGTCGACGCGCAACCTCGTCAACCTCGCGAAGATGCTGCTGAAGACGGTCCTGCTTGGGGCGACGCTCGGCTGGTTGATCTATGCGTCGCTGGACCCGGCCGTGCAGTCCGGTTTTACGCAACCGCTGTCGATTCTCGCGCTCATCGTGCATCTGCTGCTGATGTTGTTCGGCTGGGCCGCGCTCGTATTTATCGTGATGGCGCTGATCGACATCGTGCATCAGCGCTTCGAGTTCAGTCAGAAGATGAAGATGTCGATCGAGGAGGTGCGGCGGGAATATAAGGAGAGCGAGGGGGATCCGCATGTGCAGTCGCGGCGACGGATGATTGCGATGGAAATGCAGCTCGCCACCTTGAGCGACCGGATCGGCTATACGTCGGTGGTGGTGTATTCGTCGCGCGTCGCGGTCGCGTTGTTTTATGGCGGCCCGGGTACCTTGCCGTGGGTGCTCGCGCGCGGCGAAGGCGAGGTGGCGCAGCGGATCGTCAAACTCGCGCAAACCGGATTGCGCCCGACGCTGGCGAACACCGGGCTCGCCGAAGCGTTGTATGAAGCGACGCCCGAGAACGCCACGATCGGGCAGCGCCACTTCGAAGAAGTGGCGCGGTTGCTGAAGTGGGCAATGGGCGCGGTGTAG